atcacaaaaaaaaataatttttaagtgggTTACATGATCACCGTCGAAAGCAGAGAggttaaatttgattcaatgggggctttaaatattaaaaattaactgtctGAATCTGTAACccttgaaacaataaaaaatttaagaaaatattgacCAGTTGTATGAACCCTTAGCGTTCGAAGCAGCcagcagatggcgccaccgaatattttattaataaattaaattttaaggcacttccgctttaatttcagactcaatcctgctactgtgcattcttaattaaatatgctttcctttgacgtgctggaaaccaaaatcaatccagccaatcgccgtataaacgttggaaaatattttttgtttcaaaaaatagtttttcacaattctacagcgattggcttaaccgattttggttttcagcttgTCAAAAGAGAGCATAtcaattgaagaatgcacagtggcaggattgagtctgaaatcgcagcggaagtgccttaaaattaaatttattaataaagtattcagtggcgccatctgtttgcgGCTTCGAACCGTAAGGGTTTTATTCAACTGGTCAATAGCCtctgattatttaaatcattttctttcgcaaaattttttgtttaaaggaAGAGAAAATCGTAAACTGGATTATCATGACTTATTTGCTTCTccgttcatattttttgctgaagtttaataaaatatacaatattcaaattttggaaataattttcagaattttttaggATTGCCATGTATTCTTTATTTAACCTGCGCCGTAGTTTTTTCCcattaaaaaatgagtcacTTTGCGGGCAAAAAACCGGTTTCGCGCGTCGCCTCGACAAAAAGCACCGACGGATGGATTATTTTGGTCGGTGATTTTGGCGGAGCGACAGCGCGGCATTGGCGAGAGAGACAGATTTGCGAGCTGCTTGGTCAGTCGAGTGCGCGTCCGAGCGACGAGCCAGCCTCGGACCGCAAGTCCGCTATATTTCTCCATTGTgtcttttgtgttttgtttcgCTTCCTTTCCTTTGTATGCGCGCCTAGTGTGTAAGAGAAAAGGCCCAAACATGAATCTCATGTTCCGCAAAAACTTCCGTGCAGAGACCAAGGAGCGGTcgttcggcggcggcggcggcaagaGCTCCGGCGGCCGCCTCCGCACCAGGGGCGCCTCGCGCTCCGACTCGAACACCGCCGCCTACACCCCGATGGACGACCAGCCCTACAGGTGTGTGTCCAAATCTACTTTGCACTACTAAGCAACCTGCTTATCTCACGATTTAACTGCTCTCATCGCAACTCTCTCGGCACGTGCCATACATTCAGACACTAGTTGCAGCGCTACTCTTTTCatacttgaaataataataatgcagctTTTCTCAGTCTCAAAATGCATGAGCTCGGAATGTTTTCTCATATTATCcacagttaaataaattacatttccaaaacatcataattttttctattaaatccaaaaatgcaaatatgttatagttcaaattaatattttaaccatcaaattaattagggtttttgatttttaaattaataaaaaatatttattttcgaacatttttaaaatattattaaattaatatctctAACAGGTGAAATTCTTAAAGTGCGAAAGATAATCGAATTATTGTGTACGAAGAATATTTTATGCtcttatttgaattgattcaGTCGGCGTAGAACTTTTTGTAAATCCCTTGgttgtaatttcaaattttttgttaaattgttcaaattgaGATTAATCGTTggtcaacaatattttatgcattCTAGGAACCTCTCTTTAAGACCAGCTCAATTCCACAAATTTGTACCgagcttgaaaatttaatttgctttttaatgctCTAAACATGTTTTggtctaaaatatttttttaccaacgcaatcacaataaaaagcatgtttttttctgcaaaattttaacgtaattaatttagataatatttaattgtttatttacaattaatttttaaatatataaacgtggggttttatattaattacatTACTTAGCTTAAACTAaggttaaattataaatatttatataattgcTGAGCCCCAATGATTATAATTAACGTGTATACACATAAatcacaatattaaattttcaataccAAGATcgcacaattaattatatttgattaatACTGGTTCAATTGATACAATTGGGAATTTTCttcgattaacaattttacaGTGGTCAATTTTACCGAAACATAACTAAAGCTCTACAAAACTTGTATTAAAATCTGGAGTTTCCTCTGAAAAGCTGTCAGTAGTTTTactctggaaaattttaaacccaaAAATAAGAAGTTTTATGACCAATTTAACAGTCTGAGAAACTAAGAAAAATTTTGTGATATATTTGGTAAAgtccaagaaataaaaattgaaaaccatttttaaaatttctccaaaaatgaataaatatatagagTCTTATCTACCTTATATTTAAGCCAAATactttttgtaaacaaacaacGCGATATTCCAGCGTAGCCAAATACCTGAAACTTTTGTCCAAAATCGACAAAAAGTCGACTAACGGGCcgaaataaaacaacaaaaattccaacagtaattattgttaaataattatatagttgaaataatattaaagcCTAATTCggttgaacatttttttaaataccctAATAGTTTTTATacaacttttttcatttaaattcttaaaaatactcaatttaaattgagtcACACAGCATAATAAAGACATtttcaacaatgaaaataatctgATTACACGATTAAGATTCctcttttttaaagaggattgatactggaaaagcctggaaaatgcttgttaccaatgcataaacaactcgtcccttaggattcagttaaagcctaaattgacctaaggagcgctgtaattttttgagaaaattggctggaaagttagcgtgcttttcaaatggtaaatgctgtctccttacttgaaatccgatttaatttcaaaaccaagagtttccccaataagtggcatacaccgttggacagatctcgacgagaggaatcggaatatgccaagaaaatatgttcaagcactgtaaatttgggagaaaattggcaaaatttgaatttttacagtaggaaggtcctttttttattattgcaaattgttgaacaaattgtttatcgatcaattgtttatggcatccaacaattcaaataattttaaattgttgcccagtatcattccactttaattttcgCCTAatacaacattaaaaatcGTCACTGCTCTGAGCAATAACATCTCAATTTGACTAAAatctttttcctttctttgattttttttaaatcaaaccttgagaaaattttgaaactgaaaagCGTCTGTTCGTCTAGAACAGCGAGGCCCCGATTGCACGATTCTGACGCATAACTCGTTACAACTCGGCGAGCCAGCCTTGACAACTTTTCCAACTGCATCTGCACGAACCGCTTTGGCATTGATCTGACTGAGAGCCAATTAAAGCACGCAATTCAACTTCCCGctgcataatttaatcaatgcaTCCCGCTGCacccaaaacaaaataataaacacaaaaaaggAAGCGATCCCTGCTTCactttacgattttttttcctatCGCGCTCTCGtgtgtcaaaatatttttgttcgaGGGCGAAAGCGCGTCCTGCGCGGCTacaaataagtaaataaataggTGAGTTTGTGGCACCGGTTTGCGACACTGTTCTTTTTTTTCGGGTTTGTGGGCCACCAATGTCATAAATAATACACCGACGATCAACAGAGTCGCGCACAAAGGGTGCACCGGTCGATTTAAAACGGGCGGTGACACCGAGCGGCGTGACAATTAATATCTGCGACGATACAAATAGCCGCAGTTCGATTAACGGGCctgaaaataatgttgtttgaattttaaaatcaagtggTTCGTTTGCAGCTAAGGAGCATTTagaattgatcgataaaatttatcaaatggaaaaaaatacttcaaataaattttttaaataataatttgaggTATTATTCACCAGTAAAAATAGCTCTTAATGTTTTGAAGCGTTGACAGATGCCGCCACCGTTCATTTCAAACTTACGagacagtttttttaacacaaaaattattgctgtcGTTTTCTATCACGATTGGCTTcgccgattttggttttctgcacgtcgaattaaatttttggacgCCGAGAATGCACAAACAGCAGGATTAAATCTGGAATTCTAAGCAGGGagctggaaattgaaaataaatagtagCCAAACACTGCTGGAAGTACTTTAGCCAGTGTTAGAAGCCGCCAACAGGTGGCGCCACCGTgtaatttcataataaatttagttttaaggcacttccgcttcgatttcagactcaatcctgctaatgtgcattcttcacttaaaattctttcttttgacattctgaaaaccaaaatcagttcagccaatcgccgtagaatcgttgaagaggttttttatttcaaaaaatgttttccaacgATTCTACGACGAATgactggactgattttggttttcagcacgtcaaaagaaagcatattaagtgaagaatgcacaatagctagattgagtcttaaatcgcagcgaaagtcccttaaaaactaaatttataaagaaattattcGGTGGCACCacctgttggcggcttcgaacactaagggtttatacaactggtcaaatttaagaaaatcttaaaatttgctgataaatttcattttttaatgtcacGACGCAgtaaatgaaatgattttttgcaaaaatcaacaaaaccCTTCTAAAGAAAATAACTTTCATTGTGACAAATCCCGTGAAAGCCGAATTTCTTGAGGTAAACAgcgctaatttatttttaattatagccGGGCCGGGTTGTGCGTGCAAAAAAGGGTGGCCGCGAGATGGGAAACAAAAGACAAAAGTGATGAGACGGACAGTCAGTCGTTAAAGAGTTAAAACGGCCGGCATTTGAAGTAGAAGCGGCTGAAACTGAAAGCGAAATAACGAATATAGCCTTGCGACGCTGGGACGTCCTCCACGCCGCTACTGCAACGAGTAGATTTCATTCTAAAGTAAACAACGCTTcgaatttcgattttaatcgTGGGAAAGAGTTAGTAGTGCGACACGCGTCACATGAAATTGCGCTGTTAATCTTGCCCGGGGACGTGAACAACGGTCATTAAGAGCATTTGGTTTGTAAGCAGAATTTGTGGAATTTTATCTCTGCagtgtgaattaatttaattaggatgtttattttaattaatttctatttttcttatttaaaaatatgctgttttgttagataaattatttcacaagtGAATGAGAGCAGGTGTAAAAATACTTAAGTCCGTTGAATTAAGCTATGAcatgagattttttatattttaataaactttgcTTGTTAAAACTAAACTTAATGCTAACTAATGTTGCAAGGAGATTTTTGGAATAAAGGCTAgaccaatattttaattttaaagatattaaaaaaaggatataaattttaaataaaaaaaaacaattcctGCACTTAAACACTCgaaaaaaaagtaattatttatttttttataagttgtaaacttttaattttaaatttaaactatcagaaatgcaaaactaCACACCGTTATACTTATCTTGACCTCcctttaaccagctgaaaggtttagagGGTGCTTCCCCttcacccctttcaaccccatgctacaattttttttttgtcctcGAGCCCGCGACgtaatttctacttttttaattttattcatagcaaattaaatgttCCCATTTTTCACGTCCCAGCGACTCGTTTCAAAAGTGAACAAAGTCACGCGCGTTGCAGTGAACCAACTTTAAAAGGCGGCGTGTGCCATAAATATGTGCGCGACGGAcagacaattaatttaatgcacaATCGGTGGCAAGGCTGCCGCTTTTGTCTTTTCCCGCACTACTACTCGGTGCAGCAGCGGCAGTCATGTGTCTAGCTGGCCGCGCGTCAACTGCATTTTTGCCCGAATCATTATAATTAGACGCAAATGAGCCTGCTGCTGCATCTTGCTTAATTGAGGCGCCCCTGAAAGTGAACTGCGGCTTCAAAGAATGATTATATTCTCGGACCGACACTGACACGGAAATTGCAAGTGAttgtcgccgcgcgcgccgcggcaCACGCGTTTTTAATTGGACCCGAGAGAGACTGAGAGAATTACCTAACTAGCTGCGATGACGTCAAACTGTGATTTCGTGATGCTCTGCGGGCAATTAGGTGAAAACGTGTCTCGTGTTTTTGACTCGGAAATGGCTCCGagacacaaaattttcattttgctggaGGATAAATTTCTAATAAGGAGTAATGCTCGTTCACACGTGGTAACGATTCTTGCACTTGCCTTGTATCTAACAAtagtcttttttaaaatttaaaataaattatgctgtattttaaaaattttgactaaCTGACTCGTTtatcttgtatttttttattctaggTTGTTATAAGGCGTGCTagcttttcataattaaaacaaacttttttataaaaattataacaattttatagcaaaatttgatataCGAAGTCGTgatggaattatttaaatgtttttattacaaataaaaatgaacagttttttttatcaaacgtAAATTATGCTTCATGATTTTACTCAAAagattataatattaaaataaaatgtttgctatcataatcaatcaaaatcttacttttctattaaaaaaatgattcaatataatacaaaatttaataatttaatatagttCAACATCAAGTACATACTTTGATGTCGTagagttacaaaataaaaatttcttagaCTTTGTAACAcatgaactaaaaaaattcgatAATTTTATAGAATTACTCAGCAATGGGTTTGTCTAAGCacacaacaatatttttaataatggtttttaaaagtttcctAATAATTTTGTGCTCTCATTCACTCGATGAAACGATGACAATTAAATTTCGACTGATGGCCCaagttaaaattacaaaattgttcACGTTTGAGACGGAAAAATTGCATGTTGGGCGGAACGATCGCAGGTTTCCAATTTTAGTCCAAAAAACATCTCCAgatgaaattatgaaatgttttttctttaaaaatgtatcagcTCCTCGTCGAAACGAACAGTTTCCTGATACactattaatattaattttcttctaaaaacACAACAAATGTAGTTTGCTGAAGTCAGCTTTCTCCACTCGTTtggtatgcaaatttttccagtctttttcctttttaaaaaaataaaaatcatttaacagTTTTCTTTTATGCACAGAATGATCATTTCGGCACacattttcactaaaaaaatacaaataattattactcttaaataaaatgattattttcttttacagAAACCTGATGCTGGACAAGATCACGGGCGGCCACCTGATGGACACGATTCGCGAGAACGGCCCGTCGGGGTCGTCGCCGGCCAAGAAAATGCAGGGGCGAACGTCGGTGGCCACCACACCCACTCAAACCGGACCAATAAGCCTGAAGACTTTGGACAGAGACTGCTTCATCATCCCAATCACCAGCCTCGACAGATTTTTACCCGCTGGTGTCACGGTAAACAAAAGGCGACCTTTCTGTTACAACCATAattgaattagaaattaataaaaaaaaaattggggagcagcaagaaaaacaaaaattgtgatatGGTAGCTATAGATTTAAGAaagctgttaaaaatattaagaaaattgtttaaatttaaaatattttaagttcaaTTTAAGCTTTAAGACAAACTGTAAAAactcttaattatttaaaattaaatttctcgaCCAAGATTAAATgattaatattcaataatttgacatttttcagtcttgaaaaaaatcgatcataatttccagaaatattttgtttttaattttaattcagtgtaatggatgatttttcaaataaagttttgCTTGATTAGAAGATCGACAGTCGTTTCTTCAGTTTTCAATATTCACTTCcgtattttttcacaattaattgaaactcaACTATTTTCATTCAAGATGACTAcctgatgatttttttgtaactaATTACTGTGCAGCTGCCGACCGCCGAGAAGAGGCCGAGCAGTCTCAGCGTCCTCGAAGTGGACGACCCGAAATTGTGCGTCCTGCTGCACCTGATGACGCCGATGACCTCGATAGAGCCAGAATTAGAGTCGCCGCTCGCGCGACCGTTGGTGCAGCAAAAAAGCGTCGCCGCAGAGATTTTGGGCGAGGTCGGATCGGCCAAGTCGGCCACCGAGGGCATGCTTTTGTCCAACATGGAGCACAATGGTCAGTAATTCCGTAAAAATAGGAAACGCCTCCGTCATTTGATAAAAGAGGGATAAAATCATCTAGACGATTGAttcattgtttgtttatttttcttaaaagcctggaaaatgcttgttgccaatgcataaaaacTCGTCCCTtgggattcagttaaagcctacaTTGatctaagaagcactgtaattttttgagaaaattggcttgaaagttaccgtgcttttcaattggtaatggctgtctccttacttgaaatctgatttaatttcaaaaccaagagtttccccaataagtggcatacaccgttgaacagatctcgacgagaggaatcggaatatgccaagaaaatatgttctggcactgtacatttttgagaaaattggcaaaatttgaatttttactgtaggaaggtccttttttattattgcaaattgttgaacaaattgtttatacCAACAATACCAACAagcgttttcaaacttcaaattgaCCACAAAAGTTCAATAGGCACAAGATTTTCgctttaattttggatttttaattaattttctatctaagatggaaaatttttaatctacaagttggaaaaacaaaaatatgttcgcaaaatttgcaaaacaagtCATTGagggaatttttatattggcTTAGTAAGAtactttaagaaaaaaagacgattttgatttatttttggggCATATTACTCTAGGAACGAAAATCAAGCTCATGTGCCTCTTTGCCCTCTTTCGCAAATACCAGTAAATTACTGAACCTATCTAGAATTA
The nucleotide sequence above comes from Cloeon dipterum chromosome X, ieCloDipt1.1, whole genome shotgun sequence. Encoded proteins:
- the LOC135946295 gene encoding uncharacterized protein LOC135946295, coding for MNLMFRKNFRAETKERSFGGGGGKSSGGRLRTRGASRSDSNTAAYTPMDDQPYRNLMLDKITGGHLMDTIRENGPSGSSPAKKMQGRTSVATTPTQTGPISLKTLDRDCFIIPITSLDRFLPAGVTLPTAEKRPSSLSVLEVDDPKLCVLLHLMTPMTSIEPELESPLARPLVQQKSVAAEILGEVGSAKSATEGMLLSNMEHNAEIPFISYYVINTKKTDPEEFYRGLRVNSLRKFDPSTMRYTASHTMDLFNEVATIARPPLHEPGTKPDRPQSTGYIICIYKVFDGDDGEKFEKNWLYWTGARMLYRYLPRSAGLRRITLHKSVSRGDKMYLLLCECSHFLNDLSAAALLIPALRARLCGYTGLYRMAASF